One window from the genome of Fulvivirga lutea encodes:
- a CDS encoding SOS response-associated peptidase, translating into MGDRYTITALASVLSQRFNVEVTSGYKPKYNAAPTQLLPIITQGSKGISYFYWGQIPDWSNNKPLSNKLLFGSIEEITQKASLAKSLTQTRCIIPMDGYYEWKRISKKGRVAHRIIFGDNEIIGVAGLWEEFEGDEGEMHHTFKILTTSANEAIEPMNTRMPAIIERDKEEEWLKSNASAEELISMISPYPANKIHIYSVSPKIEDIKNEGEHLIKPFAPADQFGNYSLFD; encoded by the coding sequence ATGGGTGATCGTTATACAATAACAGCTCTTGCGAGTGTACTGAGCCAGCGTTTTAATGTGGAGGTTACTTCCGGCTATAAACCAAAGTACAATGCCGCACCCACACAATTGTTGCCAATAATTACTCAAGGCAGCAAAGGCATATCCTACTTTTATTGGGGACAAATTCCTGATTGGTCGAATAACAAGCCATTAAGTAATAAACTTCTGTTTGGCTCGATTGAGGAAATAACTCAGAAGGCTTCATTGGCCAAATCATTAACCCAAACACGCTGTATCATCCCTATGGATGGCTACTACGAATGGAAACGAATAAGTAAGAAAGGAAGAGTAGCGCACCGAATTATTTTTGGAGATAATGAAATAATTGGAGTGGCTGGTCTGTGGGAAGAATTTGAAGGCGATGAAGGTGAAATGCATCATACTTTTAAAATACTAACCACATCAGCTAATGAAGCTATAGAACCAATGAATACCAGAATGCCTGCAATCATTGAAAGAGACAAAGAAGAAGAATGGCTAAAAAGTAATGCATCAGCTGAAGAACTAATTTCAATGATATCGCCCTACCCTGCCAATAAAATCCATATTTACAGCGTTTCACCTAAAATTGAAGATATTAAAAACGAAGGTGAGCATCTCATTAAACCTTTTGCTCCTGCCGACCAGTTTGGTAATTACTCCCTATTCGATTGA